A section of the Microbacterium forte genome encodes:
- a CDS encoding lamin tail domain-containing protein, producing MRGCGHDGLRAQRCRSARRALAATGAELGIRINEVESSGGVPGDWIEFVNTSDVFVDLSGFVVKDDGDDESYVFPDGSLVEPGAHLVLDEAADGVGGFAFGLGKDDQVRLFDRSATLVDETAWTAHAAVTWGAREVAGTVEWAETTESTKGAANVFAPDAPVGGSIVINEVDSQPADWVEFHNSGDAALDISGYEIRDNSDDHRWQFLPGAQIAAGGFLVVEEGTIGLVDGAETAFRDPIGIGSADRIRLFDAVGAQIDDTLPWEGHAAIDGDAAAATLARCPDGEGAFVLAHPTMGGANSCVMPDVVINEIESNGDATDWVEVVNSGSTAVDLSGWTLMDGDPVGHAAETTPLPVGTVLEPGAYFVFDQPTDFVFGLGNGDTVTVRDANLNVVDEHVYDAHAAGVLARCADGSGDFIDIAVSTKGQRNACGNAVRINEVESDGGSPGDWVELVNPTASDLDVSGIVVKDDDDTHSYAIPAGITISAGGHLVIEGADLGFGLGDGDTVRLFDGGLLVDSTTWGAGHAATTWGRCPDATGAFAVTAESTKGQANTCAGEIEVSPWPGSAEVRVLDTAPTFLEDSSGLDVQETADGSFLWAVDNGDGRIWKLEAHADGSFSQIPGWESGKRVRFQKDASDPGAAGPDTEGITVDGDGAVYVASERDNSAKGVNQNTLLKVDPEASAGDLVAEQEWDLTALLPAVGANLGMEAVQWVPDSALEGALFDVNSGSAYDPADYAGHGDGLFFVAVEDNGHVYAFALGADGQATLVSEIAPGLAGVMALDYDSVLDVLWAVCDDGCQGQSAQITLNGTAQPGLAHFARPAGMPDINNEGFATAPASLSVDGERPVWWFADGFASEALRVGTLPGVTGENPGENPGEDPGANPGENPGEDPGENSGDDNHVTDPSGLAATGVEVPVAMISLALLLVVVGALVARRRRRSA from the coding sequence ATCCGCGGCTGCGGTCACGACGGTCTGCGCGCTCAGCGCTGCCGCTCTGCTCGCCGTGCCCTCGCCGCCACCGGAGCCGAACTCGGCATCCGGATCAACGAAGTCGAATCCAGCGGGGGCGTTCCCGGAGACTGGATCGAGTTCGTCAACACCTCCGACGTCTTCGTCGATCTGAGCGGGTTCGTCGTGAAGGACGACGGCGACGACGAGTCGTACGTGTTCCCCGACGGTTCCCTCGTCGAACCCGGCGCCCACCTCGTGCTCGATGAGGCAGCGGACGGCGTCGGCGGTTTCGCCTTCGGTCTCGGAAAGGACGACCAGGTCCGCCTGTTCGACCGGAGCGCGACCCTCGTCGACGAGACCGCCTGGACCGCTCACGCCGCTGTCACCTGGGGTGCCCGCGAGGTCGCGGGCACGGTCGAGTGGGCCGAGACCACCGAGTCCACGAAGGGCGCGGCCAACGTGTTCGCCCCGGACGCCCCTGTCGGCGGTTCGATCGTCATCAACGAGGTCGATTCGCAACCCGCGGACTGGGTCGAGTTCCACAACTCCGGAGACGCCGCGCTCGACATCTCCGGCTATGAGATCCGCGACAACTCGGACGACCACCGCTGGCAGTTCCTGCCGGGGGCGCAGATCGCCGCCGGCGGATTCCTCGTGGTCGAGGAGGGCACGATCGGCCTCGTCGACGGCGCCGAGACCGCGTTCCGCGACCCGATCGGGATCGGCAGCGCAGACCGCATCCGACTGTTCGACGCCGTCGGCGCGCAGATCGACGACACTCTTCCGTGGGAGGGCCACGCGGCGATCGACGGCGACGCCGCTGCCGCGACTCTCGCACGCTGCCCTGACGGCGAGGGCGCCTTCGTGCTGGCCCACCCGACCATGGGCGGCGCGAACTCGTGCGTGATGCCCGATGTGGTCATCAACGAGATCGAGTCCAACGGCGACGCGACCGACTGGGTCGAGGTCGTGAACTCCGGCAGCACGGCGGTCGACCTCTCCGGCTGGACGCTCATGGACGGCGATCCGGTCGGCCACGCCGCGGAGACGACTCCGCTGCCCGTGGGAACCGTTCTCGAACCGGGCGCGTACTTCGTCTTCGACCAGCCCACGGACTTCGTCTTCGGCCTCGGCAACGGCGACACGGTCACCGTGCGCGACGCGAACCTCAACGTCGTCGACGAGCATGTGTACGACGCGCACGCGGCAGGCGTCCTCGCCCGCTGCGCAGACGGCAGCGGCGACTTCATCGACATCGCGGTCTCGACCAAGGGGCAGCGCAACGCGTGCGGCAACGCGGTGCGCATCAACGAGGTCGAGTCCGACGGCGGTTCGCCGGGTGACTGGGTCGAGCTCGTCAACCCGACGGCATCCGACCTCGATGTCTCCGGCATCGTCGTGAAGGACGACGACGACACGCACTCCTACGCGATCCCGGCCGGCATCACCATCAGCGCCGGCGGACACCTCGTCATCGAGGGTGCCGACCTCGGCTTCGGTCTGGGCGACGGCGACACCGTGCGCCTGTTCGACGGCGGTCTTCTCGTCGACTCGACCACCTGGGGTGCGGGGCACGCCGCGACCACCTGGGGCCGCTGCCCCGATGCGACCGGCGCATTCGCCGTCACCGCGGAGAGCACCAAGGGCCAGGCCAACACCTGTGCAGGAGAGATCGAGGTCTCTCCCTGGCCGGGTTCTGCCGAGGTCCGGGTGCTCGACACCGCGCCGACCTTCCTCGAGGACAGCTCGGGGCTCGACGTGCAGGAGACCGCCGACGGATCGTTCCTCTGGGCCGTCGACAACGGTGACGGACGCATCTGGAAGCTCGAGGCCCATGCCGACGGCTCGTTCTCGCAGATCCCCGGCTGGGAATCGGGCAAGCGCGTGCGGTTCCAGAAGGATGCCTCGGACCCGGGCGCCGCAGGCCCCGACACCGAGGGCATCACCGTCGACGGCGACGGGGCGGTCTACGTCGCCTCAGAGCGCGACAACAGTGCCAAGGGCGTGAACCAGAACACCCTTCTCAAGGTGGATCCCGAGGCCTCTGCCGGCGATCTCGTCGCCGAGCAGGAGTGGGATCTGACCGCGCTGCTTCCTGCCGTGGGAGCGAACCTCGGCATGGAGGCGGTGCAGTGGGTGCCTGACAGCGCGCTCGAGGGCGCGCTCTTCGACGTCAACAGCGGCTCGGCCTACGACCCGGCGGACTACGCCGGCCACGGTGACGGTCTGTTCTTCGTAGCGGTGGAGGACAACGGCCACGTCTACGCGTTCGCGCTCGGCGCTGACGGCCAGGCGACTCTCGTCTCGGAGATCGCACCGGGGCTCGCCGGGGTCATGGCGCTCGACTACGACAGCGTGCTCGACGTGCTGTGGGCGGTCTGTGATGACGGCTGTCAGGGGCAGTCGGCGCAGATCACGCTGAACGGCACGGCCCAGCCCGGACTCGCGCACTTCGCCCGCCCCGCCGGCATGCCGGACATCAACAACGAGGGCTTCGCGACGGCTCCGGCCTCGCTGTCGGTCGACGGTGAGCGCCCGGTCTGGTGGTTCGCCGACGGCTTCGCCTCGGAGGCGCTGCGCGTCGGCACCCTCCCCGGGGTCACCGGCGAGAACCCCGGCGAGAACCCGGGAGAGGACCCGGGAGCGAACCCCGGCGAGAACCCGGGAGAGGACCCGGGTGAGAACTCCGGCGACGACAACCACGTCACCGACCCGAGCGGGCTCGCCGCAACCGGCGTCGAAGTGCCCGTGGCGATGATCTCGCTGGCGCTGCTGCTCGTCGTCGTCGGCGCGCTGGTCGCCCGCCGACGTCGTCGTTCGGCCTGA
- a CDS encoding ABC transporter permease, producing MSISNIRIIARLELTQRLRSVGWYVLLGIFGVLLLGVTVLAFAVYSWADFVGAGVFSIVVNMVLLLVVLVSPTLSGNAINGDRDAATLAAVQVTAASTGDIMLGKLAAAVATGFAFLIVAIPFLAISLLGGGANAVVLLVSLLVLVVEIIVVAAIGVGLSGLIARPLFSVATTYLVVAGLTIGTLVVFALGGLAVRTDVEQQSRPYDPNGIVDCDSWETYTQEVPRFDYVWWVLAANPFVVLADATPTEFNADGYPVDMFGQIKLGVRTAQQPPVEQSWDECSNEVFEYPTPEKIIASTVPSWFVGLGVQILIAGGLFAGAWSRTRTPAKRLPPGTRIA from the coding sequence ATGAGCATCTCGAACATCCGCATCATCGCCCGTCTCGAACTGACGCAGAGACTCCGCAGCGTCGGCTGGTACGTGCTCCTCGGAATCTTCGGGGTGCTCCTTCTCGGCGTCACCGTGCTCGCATTCGCGGTCTACTCCTGGGCCGATTTCGTCGGCGCGGGCGTCTTCTCGATCGTCGTGAACATGGTGCTCCTGCTCGTCGTGCTCGTGTCGCCCACGCTCAGCGGCAACGCCATCAACGGGGATCGCGACGCCGCGACCCTGGCGGCCGTCCAGGTGACGGCCGCCTCGACCGGCGACATCATGCTCGGCAAGCTCGCCGCCGCGGTCGCGACGGGATTCGCGTTCCTGATCGTCGCGATTCCCTTCCTGGCGATCTCGCTGCTGGGCGGCGGAGCGAATGCCGTGGTGCTGCTCGTCTCGCTGCTGGTGCTCGTGGTGGAGATCATCGTCGTCGCGGCGATCGGTGTCGGGCTGAGCGGCCTGATCGCCCGCCCGCTCTTCTCCGTCGCGACGACGTACCTCGTCGTCGCCGGCCTCACGATCGGCACTCTGGTCGTGTTCGCGCTCGGCGGCCTGGCGGTGCGGACCGACGTCGAGCAGCAGAGCCGTCCGTACGACCCGAACGGCATCGTGGACTGCGATTCCTGGGAGACCTACACGCAGGAGGTTCCGCGCTTCGACTACGTCTGGTGGGTTCTCGCCGCGAACCCGTTCGTGGTCCTCGCCGACGCCACACCGACCGAGTTCAACGCCGACGGCTACCCCGTCGACATGTTCGGGCAGATCAAGCTCGGGGTCCGCACGGCCCAGCAGCCGCCGGTCGAGCAGAGCTGGGACGAGTGCTCCAACGAGGTGTTCGAGTATCCGACCCCCGAGAAGATCATCGCCAGCACGGTCCCGAGCTGGTTCGTGGGCCTCGGCGTGCAGATCCTCATCGCCGGTGGGCTCTTCGCCGGAGCGTGGTCGCGCACCCGGACGCCGGCCAAGCGGCTGCCTCCGGGAACGCGCATCGCCTGA
- a CDS encoding ABC transporter ATP-binding protein, whose amino-acid sequence MTGIIVDSVSRSFGSVQAVRSATLRAEPGRVTGLVGPNGAGKTTLLLMLASLLAPDAGTIRIAGVDPSEDALAARRLLGWMPDALGAWPSLTARETITTTARLYGIPVPDAAARAAQLLELVGLRDLADSPAKVLSRGQKQKLGLARALVHDPQVLLLDEPASGLDPEARIQLRTLLRSFAAEGRTVLISSHILSELEEVVDDAVFLVAGSVVDAAPGQSTGRAWRVRLLGADAARQNADSWQVAKTLGLPIESLGADRGGVLVGFDSEEAAALGLRSLVQAGLQISEFAPAQSALEHTFLTLNDPAAAAARSAAQAPPTAPPSPPAATDNGEAGA is encoded by the coding sequence ATGACCGGAATCATCGTCGACAGTGTCAGCAGATCGTTCGGGAGCGTGCAGGCGGTGCGCTCCGCGACATTGCGCGCCGAGCCAGGGCGGGTGACCGGACTCGTCGGCCCCAACGGTGCGGGCAAGACCACGCTGCTGCTGATGCTCGCGTCGCTCCTGGCTCCGGACGCGGGGACGATTCGCATCGCCGGAGTCGACCCGTCGGAGGACGCGCTCGCGGCGAGACGGCTGCTCGGGTGGATGCCGGACGCCCTCGGCGCGTGGCCGTCGCTGACCGCTCGCGAGACGATCACGACGACGGCACGGCTGTACGGCATCCCGGTGCCGGACGCAGCCGCCCGGGCGGCGCAGCTGCTCGAGCTCGTCGGTCTGCGAGATCTCGCCGATTCTCCGGCCAAAGTGCTGTCGCGCGGCCAGAAGCAGAAGCTCGGCCTCGCCCGCGCGCTCGTGCACGATCCGCAGGTGCTGCTGCTCGACGAGCCCGCATCGGGTCTCGATCCGGAGGCGCGCATCCAGCTGAGGACGCTGCTGCGGAGCTTCGCGGCCGAGGGACGCACGGTGCTGATCTCGAGTCACATCCTGTCGGAGCTCGAGGAGGTCGTCGACGACGCCGTGTTCCTCGTCGCGGGCTCGGTGGTCGATGCCGCGCCGGGGCAGTCGACAGGGCGTGCCTGGCGCGTCCGGCTGCTGGGGGCCGACGCCGCCCGCCAGAACGCGGACTCCTGGCAGGTGGCTAAGACCCTCGGACTGCCGATCGAGTCGCTCGGTGCCGATCGCGGGGGAGTGCTCGTCGGCTTCGACTCCGAGGAGGCGGCCGCACTGGGCCTGCGCTCCCTGGTGCAGGCGGGTCTCCAGATCTCGGAATTCGCCCCCGCGCAGAGCGCGCTCGAGCACACCTTCCTCACCCTGAACGACCCGGCTGCGGCCGCAGCGCGATCTGCGGCGCAGGCTCCTCCGACGGCGCCGCCCTCCCCGCCCGCAGCGACCGACAACGGGGAGGCAGGCGCATGA
- a CDS encoding YccF domain-containing protein, with amino-acid sequence MRTILNIIWLIFAGFGLFLGYMLAGILLCIPIVTIPWAIASFRIARYAIWPFGREIVSKPTSGVGSFLGNVLWVILAGWWLAIGHIVSGLLLCVTIIGIPMGIADFKMVPVSLMPLGKEIVSRKGAFDRTL; translated from the coding sequence GTGCGAACGATCCTCAACATCATCTGGCTGATCTTCGCCGGATTCGGTCTCTTCCTCGGCTACATGCTGGCGGGCATCCTGCTGTGCATCCCGATCGTGACGATCCCCTGGGCCATCGCCTCGTTCCGCATCGCCCGCTACGCGATCTGGCCGTTCGGACGCGAGATCGTCAGCAAGCCGACCTCGGGGGTCGGCTCGTTCCTCGGAAACGTGCTGTGGGTGATCCTCGCGGGTTGGTGGCTGGCGATCGGCCACATCGTCTCGGGTCTGCTGCTCTGCGTCACGATCATCGGCATCCCGATGGGCATCGCCGACTTCAAGATGGTGCCCGTCTCGCTGATGCCGCTCGGCAAGGAGATCGTGTCTCGCAAGGGCGCATTCGACCGCACCCTCTGA
- a CDS encoding hemerythrin domain-containing protein, which yields MDADRLIAWDEELRRAHTRLRAALEATRAALDEGDDRPDAASDLALFCIGFCSALDGHHLSEDRALFPALRAEHPELGDVIDKLMQDHSMLAHLLGALRTAVEDGERAETIERHLGGVAAIMESHFRFEEREILAPLRALHLDRAVPDVLGPL from the coding sequence ATGGATGCCGACCGCCTGATCGCCTGGGACGAGGAACTGCGCCGGGCCCACACCCGACTCCGAGCGGCCCTGGAGGCGACGCGAGCGGCTCTCGACGAGGGCGACGACCGCCCGGATGCCGCCTCCGATCTCGCCCTCTTCTGCATCGGCTTCTGCTCCGCGCTCGACGGCCACCATCTGAGCGAGGACCGCGCCCTGTTCCCGGCCCTGCGTGCGGAGCACCCCGAACTCGGCGACGTGATCGACAAGCTCATGCAGGATCACTCGATGCTCGCGCACCTGCTCGGCGCACTGCGAACCGCCGTCGAGGACGGCGAGAGGGCCGAGACGATCGAACGACACCTCGGCGGTGTCGCCGCGATCATGGAGTCGCACTTCCGATTCGAGGAGCGCGAGATACTGGCCCCGCTGCGCGCACTGCATCTCGATCGCGCGGTGCCGGACGTGCTCGGCCCGCTCTGA
- a CDS encoding glycerophosphodiester phosphodiesterase family protein: MPRKSPLVIGHRGAPGYRPEHSRSSYELALAMGVDAVEPDVVATKDGVLVVRHENEISGTTDIAERPEFADRKTTKRVDGQALTGWFTEDFTWEELSTLRSRERLPEVRLSSATFNGSQAILRLTDVLDIVRAGSVEHGREIGVVLEVKHATYFAGIGLDLAPLIERDLRAAGWASDELPLIIECFESTILGDLRARGIAASYIYLIEASGRPYDLLVAQGKHALTYKATVTPKGLDGLVGQVDGISVNKRMLLAAGNSIVADAHARGLTVFTWTCRPENAFLSAEYRGAGGKSAYGDYEAEWGAIARTGVDGVFVDHPDLGVGFFRD; encoded by the coding sequence GTGCCCAGGAAATCGCCTCTCGTGATCGGGCACCGCGGTGCGCCCGGCTACCGTCCGGAACACAGTCGCTCCTCCTACGAGCTCGCCCTCGCGATGGGGGTGGATGCGGTCGAACCCGACGTCGTCGCCACCAAGGACGGCGTGCTCGTGGTGCGGCATGAGAACGAGATCTCGGGGACCACCGACATCGCGGAGCGCCCCGAGTTCGCCGACCGCAAGACGACCAAGCGCGTCGACGGTCAGGCGTTGACCGGCTGGTTCACCGAGGACTTCACATGGGAGGAGCTCTCGACGCTGCGCAGCCGCGAACGACTGCCAGAGGTGCGGCTGTCGAGCGCGACCTTCAACGGCTCGCAGGCCATTCTGCGGCTCACCGATGTGCTCGACATCGTGCGCGCCGGGTCGGTCGAGCACGGGCGCGAGATCGGCGTCGTGCTCGAGGTCAAGCACGCCACGTACTTCGCGGGGATCGGCCTCGACCTCGCGCCGCTGATCGAGCGCGACCTGCGTGCTGCCGGATGGGCGAGCGACGAGCTTCCTCTGATCATCGAGTGCTTCGAGTCGACGATTCTCGGCGACCTCAGAGCGCGGGGCATCGCCGCCTCGTACATCTACCTGATCGAGGCCTCCGGGCGCCCCTACGACCTTCTGGTCGCGCAGGGCAAGCACGCGCTGACCTACAAGGCCACGGTCACCCCGAAGGGGCTCGACGGACTGGTCGGTCAGGTCGACGGCATCAGCGTGAACAAGCGGATGCTGCTCGCCGCCGGCAACTCGATCGTCGCCGATGCCCATGCCCGAGGGCTCACGGTCTTCACGTGGACGTGCCGCCCCGAGAACGCTTTCCTCTCGGCGGAGTACCGCGGTGCCGGAGGCAAGAGCGCCTACGGCGACTACGAGGCCGAGTGGGGCGCGATCGCGCGCACCGGGGTCGACGGGGTGTTCGTCGACCATCCGGATCTCGGTGTCGGGTTCTTCCGAGACTGA
- a CDS encoding Bax inhibitor-1/YccA family protein — MSNFAFNNPAFQQQDPRNVATYPGAPQGAQGAQAASLQHGAMDAAANAQLEGMYAAPPAGAIETDRMSVEDTVWKTAGLFAILLVTAAVGWFVTLGGVVAPEQNPYDQFQPNMLPWIVGALGGFVLAMVISFTSRKKVRPALIFAYAAFEGLFIGGISAFFEVIWPGIVVQATLATVSVVGVTLALFASGKIRASKKATKIFMIAMVGYLVFSLLNLVLMWTGVLPQGQAFGLYSAEIMGIPLGLIIGVLVVIMAAYSLVLDFDQIQQGVRNGAPRKYGWLGAFGIMVTVVWLYVEILRMIAIVRGSN; from the coding sequence ATGAGCAACTTCGCCTTCAACAACCCGGCGTTCCAGCAGCAGGATCCGCGCAACGTCGCGACCTACCCGGGTGCGCCGCAGGGCGCTCAGGGTGCGCAGGCCGCGTCGCTCCAGCACGGAGCGATGGATGCCGCCGCCAACGCGCAGCTGGAGGGCATGTACGCCGCTCCCCCCGCTGGCGCGATCGAGACCGACCGCATGTCCGTCGAGGACACCGTCTGGAAGACCGCCGGACTCTTCGCCATCCTGCTCGTCACCGCCGCCGTCGGCTGGTTCGTGACGCTCGGCGGCGTCGTCGCTCCTGAGCAGAACCCCTACGACCAGTTCCAGCCGAACATGCTGCCCTGGATCGTCGGCGCGCTCGGCGGCTTCGTCCTCGCCATGGTGATCTCGTTCACGTCCCGCAAGAAGGTCCGCCCCGCGCTGATCTTCGCCTACGCGGCGTTCGAGGGCCTCTTCATCGGTGGCATCTCGGCGTTCTTCGAGGTCATCTGGCCCGGCATCGTCGTCCAGGCGACGCTCGCCACCGTCTCGGTCGTCGGCGTGACGCTGGCGCTCTTCGCGAGCGGCAAGATCCGCGCGTCGAAGAAGGCCACCAAGATCTTCATGATCGCCATGGTCGGCTACCTGGTCTTCTCGCTGCTCAACCTCGTCCTGATGTGGACGGGCGTGCTGCCCCAGGGCCAGGCCTTCGGTCTCTACAGCGCTGAGATCATGGGCATCCCGCTCGGCCTGATCATCGGCGTCCTGGTCGTCATCATGGCCGCCTACTCGCTGGTGCTCGACTTCGACCAGATCCAGCAGGGCGTGCGCAACGGCGCTCCCCGCAAGTACGGCTGGCTCGGTGCCTTCGGCATCATGGTCACGGTCGTCTGGCTCTACGTCGAGATCCTGCGCATGATCGCGATCGTCCGCGGCAGCAACTGA
- a CDS encoding GlsB/YeaQ/YmgE family stress response membrane protein, whose product MSFLGFLLLGLIAGAIAKLILPGKQGGGWLITLLLGVVGAFLGGWLGSLILNRPLTEFWDLGTWLLAIGGSIIVLLIYGLVVNRGSKARS is encoded by the coding sequence ATGAGCTTTCTCGGATTCCTTCTTCTCGGCCTCATCGCCGGAGCAATCGCAAAGCTGATCCTGCCCGGAAAGCAGGGCGGCGGATGGCTCATCACGCTGCTGCTCGGCGTCGTCGGCGCCTTCCTCGGCGGCTGGCTCGGAAGCCTGATCCTGAACCGTCCTCTGACCGAGTTCTGGGACCTCGGCACCTGGCTCCTCGCCATCGGCGGCTCGATCATCGTGCTGCTGATCTACGGCCTGGTCGTCAACCGCGGCAGCAAGGCCCGCAGCTGA
- a CDS encoding RNA polymerase sigma factor, with the protein MTDTPHRETARSALDEGARRAVAAVWRIESAKIVATLTRVVGDFGLAEDLAQEALLDALQQWPVDGVPRNGAAWLTAVAKRKAIDGWRRRERLDDRMAVLAHDLEREQAEAADAPPWDPDAVDDDVLRLIFISCHPVLSREAQVALTLRVVGGLSSEEIARAFLVPTATVQQRIVRAKKTLAAANVPFEMPPREEHTARLGAILGVLYLIFNEGHAASSGPDWMRPELSLEAIRLARVVAALMPRERDAHSLVALMELTAARFPARVDAHGDPVLLADQDRRRWDRGRIVRGRAALGAADALGAGRGPYGLQAAIAECHAVAASIDETDWDRIVVLYEALGRIAPSPVVELNRAAAVAMATGPASALQIIDRLASSGALAGYHLLPATRAELLLRLGRDDEARSEFAVAASLAGNDRERALLRAKAEGR; encoded by the coding sequence ATGACCGACACACCGCACCGCGAGACGGCTCGCTCCGCACTTGATGAGGGTGCGCGGCGAGCCGTCGCCGCCGTGTGGCGCATCGAATCGGCGAAGATCGTCGCGACGCTCACGCGCGTGGTGGGCGACTTCGGCCTTGCAGAGGACCTCGCGCAGGAAGCCCTGCTGGATGCTCTGCAGCAGTGGCCCGTCGACGGTGTGCCTCGCAACGGGGCGGCCTGGCTCACGGCGGTCGCGAAGCGCAAGGCGATCGATGGCTGGCGCCGCCGCGAACGGCTGGACGACCGCATGGCCGTGCTCGCCCACGACCTCGAGCGGGAGCAGGCCGAGGCGGCGGACGCGCCCCCTTGGGACCCGGATGCCGTCGACGACGACGTGCTCCGGCTGATCTTCATCTCGTGCCACCCGGTGCTCTCGCGCGAAGCTCAGGTGGCGTTGACCCTGCGCGTCGTGGGCGGTCTGTCGAGCGAGGAGATCGCCCGGGCCTTCCTCGTGCCGACGGCGACCGTGCAGCAGCGCATCGTGCGGGCCAAGAAGACCCTCGCGGCGGCGAACGTCCCTTTCGAGATGCCGCCTCGCGAAGAGCACACGGCACGACTGGGAGCGATCCTGGGCGTGCTGTATCTGATCTTCAACGAGGGTCATGCGGCCAGCAGCGGGCCCGACTGGATGCGCCCTGAGCTGAGTCTGGAGGCGATCCGACTCGCACGCGTGGTGGCGGCTCTGATGCCGCGGGAGCGGGACGCGCACAGCCTCGTCGCCCTCATGGAGCTGACCGCCGCACGCTTCCCTGCCCGGGTGGACGCGCACGGCGATCCCGTGCTTCTCGCCGATCAGGACCGTCGTCGCTGGGATCGCGGCCGCATCGTCCGCGGGCGTGCCGCCCTGGGGGCAGCGGACGCCCTCGGCGCGGGTCGTGGCCCGTACGGACTTCAGGCCGCCATCGCCGAATGCCATGCGGTCGCCGCATCGATAGACGAGACCGACTGGGATCGCATCGTGGTGCTGTATGAGGCGCTCGGCCGCATCGCTCCGTCGCCCGTGGTCGAACTCAATCGTGCGGCGGCCGTCGCGATGGCGACGGGGCCGGCCTCCGCCCTGCAGATCATCGACCGGCTCGCATCTTCGGGCGCGCTCGCGGGGTACCATCTTCTTCCCGCCACGCGGGCCGAGCTGCTGCTGCGGCTCGGGCGCGACGACGAGGCTCGCAGCGAATTCGCGGTGGCAGCGTCGCTCGCGGGCAACGATCGAGAGCGCGCACTGCTGCGGGCCAAGGCCGAAGGGCGCTGA
- a CDS encoding YciI family protein, producing the protein MKYMLIMRSNDEAVEAYKEMPFEQVIEAMGKYNESMIKAGVLAAGEGLSDAAEGFVVDFSAETPLITDGPYGETKELFNGFWILEVSSREEAAEWASRAPLGPGSFLEVRRVTDESDFPADNEWIEKEKGWREEEEARRAQQ; encoded by the coding sequence ATGAAGTACATGCTGATCATGCGCTCGAACGACGAAGCGGTCGAGGCGTACAAGGAGATGCCGTTCGAGCAGGTCATCGAGGCCATGGGCAAGTACAACGAGTCGATGATCAAGGCCGGCGTGCTGGCTGCAGGCGAGGGCCTGAGCGACGCCGCTGAGGGATTCGTCGTCGACTTCAGCGCCGAGACGCCGCTGATCACCGACGGGCCCTACGGAGAGACGAAGGAGCTGTTCAACGGCTTCTGGATCCTCGAGGTCTCGAGTCGTGAAGAGGCGGCGGAGTGGGCGAGCAGGGCGCCGCTCGGACCCGGGTCGTTCCTCGAGGTGCGACGCGTGACCGATGAGTCGGACTTCCCGGCCGACAACGAGTGGATCGAGAAGGAGAAGGGCTGGCGCGAAGAGGAAGAGGCGCGTCGCGCACAGCAGTGA
- a CDS encoding L-lactate dehydrogenase — MTKARTKITVIGAGSVGVSVAYAALIRGSAAEVALYDIATDKVDAEVLDLAHGTQFTSAAVSGGSDLAVVEGSDVIVVTAGAKQQPGQTRMELSGINARLLETLMPQLVERAPDAVFIIVTNPADVMTVVAQRVSGLEPHRVFGSGTVLDTSRLRWRLAHRANVSTASVHADIVGEHGDTEFPLWSNATIGSVPILDWPADEPFTTEELDRIAIEVRDAAYAVIRGKGATNLAIGVSCARIAEAVLHDERAVLPVATVLDGEYGIHGVALSVPSVVGAAGAVPLAETPMSDHEEALLQASADAIRVAVEELG, encoded by the coding sequence ATGACCAAGGCACGGACGAAGATCACGGTTATCGGTGCAGGCAGCGTGGGGGTGAGCGTGGCCTATGCCGCGTTGATCCGGGGGAGTGCGGCCGAAGTCGCGCTCTACGACATCGCGACGGACAAGGTCGACGCCGAGGTGCTCGACCTGGCGCACGGCACGCAGTTCACGTCGGCGGCGGTGAGCGGCGGTTCTGATCTCGCCGTCGTCGAGGGCAGCGACGTGATTGTGGTGACGGCGGGGGCGAAGCAGCAGCCCGGGCAGACCCGCATGGAGCTCTCGGGCATCAACGCGCGACTGCTCGAGACGCTGATGCCGCAGCTGGTCGAGCGCGCTCCGGACGCGGTGTTCATCATCGTCACGAACCCCGCCGACGTGATGACGGTCGTGGCGCAGCGCGTCTCGGGGCTTGAGCCCCACCGGGTGTTCGGCTCGGGCACGGTGCTCGACACCTCGCGTCTGCGCTGGCGTCTCGCGCATCGCGCGAACGTGAGCACCGCGAGCGTGCACGCCGACATCGTGGGGGAGCACGGCGACACCGAGTTCCCGCTGTGGTCGAACGCGACGATCGGGTCGGTGCCGATCCTGGACTGGCCTGCCGACGAGCCGTTCACCACCGAGGAGCTCGACCGTATCGCGATCGAGGTGCGCGACGCGGCGTATGCCGTCATCCGCGGTAAGGGCGCGACGAACCTCGCGATCGGCGTCAGCTGCGCCCGGATCGCCGAGGCCGTGCTGCACGACGAGCGTGCCGTTCTTCCGGTCGCGACGGTGCTCGACGGCGAGTACGGCATCCACGGAGTGGCTCTGTCGGTGCCGTCGGTCGTGGGCGCGGCGGGCGCGGTTCCGCTCGCGGAGACACCGATGAGCGACCACGAGGAAGCCCTTCTGCAGGCCTCGGCCGACGCGATCCGCGTGGCGGTCGAGGAACTCGGCTGA